One region of Intestinimonas massiliensis (ex Afouda et al. 2020) genomic DNA includes:
- a CDS encoding restriction endonuclease subunit S, translating to MNGTIYMPVGEVCSSISDTYREKKNMVTLINTSDVLEGRVLNHERVPNSNLKGQFKKTFQRDDILYSEIRPQNRRFAYVDFSPIDYIASTKLMVIRAKKDVVSPKYLYYFLKNSSTVAELQLLAETRSGTFPQITFSEVANLTIPVPSLAVQEVIVQTMQCLEDKITCNEQINDNLAA from the coding sequence ATGAATGGAACAATATATATGCCCGTTGGTGAAGTTTGTTCGTCTATTTCGGACACTTATCGCGAAAAAAAGAATATGGTGACGCTTATCAATACCTCGGACGTTTTAGAGGGTAGAGTTCTCAACCACGAACGAGTTCCAAACTCCAATTTGAAAGGGCAGTTCAAGAAGACTTTTCAGCGAGACGATATTTTATATAGCGAGATCCGTCCACAGAACAGGCGGTTTGCCTATGTGGATTTTTCGCCCATAGACTATATCGCTTCAACTAAACTGATGGTAATTCGTGCAAAAAAGGATGTGGTATCTCCTAAGTACCTATACTATTTCTTGAAGAATAGTTCCACAGTTGCAGAACTTCAACTGTTAGCTGAAACGCGATCTGGCACATTCCCTCAGATTACATTTTCCGAAGTTGCCAATTTGACCATACCCGTTCCTTCGCTTGCTGTACAAGAAGTTATCGTACAAACGATGCAATGCCTCGAAGATAAGATCACCTGCAACGAGCAGATAAACGATAATTTAGCGGCTTAG
- the xerA gene encoding site-specific tyrosine recombinase/integron integrase: MTEQLITEIQRKMLPYLNNEQLMHLRDAMAEILEGATITYDSGSIPADEADAVEAFITAKRIEGCSEKTLSYYRKTIEALIAGVGKAVRQITTDDLRRYLTNYQVQRRSSKVTIDNIRRILSSFFSWLEDEDFIVKSPVRRIHKVKTAKVVKDTYTDEVLELMRDNCTTARDLAMIDLLASSGMRVGELVTLNREDINFNERECVVIGKGNKERLVYFDARTKIHLQNYLEGRTDENPALFVSLKAPFDRLMIGGVETRLRELGKRLNIPKVHPHKFRRTLATTAIDKGMPIEQVQQLLGHQKIDTTMHYAMVKQQNVKLAHRKYIG; this comes from the coding sequence ATGACAGAACAACTCATCACGGAGATACAGCGAAAAATGCTGCCGTATCTTAACAACGAACAACTCATGCACCTTCGGGATGCAATGGCTGAGATATTGGAAGGGGCAACGATCACCTATGATAGTGGCTCAATTCCAGCAGACGAAGCAGATGCAGTCGAAGCATTTATCACGGCAAAGCGGATCGAAGGCTGTTCGGAGAAAACCCTGAGCTACTACCGGAAGACGATTGAGGCTCTAATTGCCGGAGTTGGAAAGGCTGTGCGACAGATCACCACAGATGATTTGCGCCGCTATCTGACAAACTATCAAGTTCAGCGCAGGTCGAGCAAAGTGACCATAGACAACATCCGCCGGATACTGTCCAGCTTCTTCTCATGGCTTGAAGATGAGGATTTCATTGTGAAAAGCCCGGTACGCCGTATTCACAAAGTTAAGACTGCAAAGGTGGTCAAGGACACCTACACCGATGAAGTGTTAGAGCTGATGCGTGACAACTGCACAACAGCACGAGACTTGGCGATGATTGATCTTCTGGCTTCCTCTGGAATGCGTGTTGGTGAGCTGGTCACACTAAACCGCGAAGACATCAACTTCAATGAGCGCGAATGCGTTGTTATCGGCAAGGGTAATAAAGAACGATTGGTCTATTTCGACGCAAGGACGAAAATCCACCTTCAAAACTACCTTGAGGGGCGAACGGATGAAAACCCAGCTTTGTTTGTTTCCCTGAAAGCTCCCTTTGACCGATTGATGATTGGCGGAGTGGAGACACGCCTTCGGGAGCTGGGAAAGCGTCTGAATATCCCGAAGGTTCACCCTCACAAGTTCAGGCGTACACTGGCTACAACTGCCATAGACAAAGGAATGCCCATAGAGCAAGTCCAGCAGCTCTTAGGGCATCAGAAAATCGACACCACCATGCACTATGCAATGGTGAAACAGCAGAATGTGAAGCTGGCACATAGAAAATACATCGGTTAG
- a CDS encoding restriction endonuclease subunit S, with protein sequence MGYETYRIADLIDEIAMGPFGSNIKVSCFVDSGVPVLNGSNLEGFSLSEKTFRYVTRKKADSLNKANAHRGDIVITHRGTLGQIVFIPQDSKYDRYVISQSQFRVRCNDKVLPEYLVYYFHTPIGQHKLLSNASQVGVPALARPSSTFQQIEVVLPELSIQKCVVEIISTIQKKIVNNQELNDNLEQQAQSYFQELFVDNADPEWAIGTISDLGTVVGGSTPSKAEPEYYTESGIAWITPKDLSINKSKFVSHGENDITELGLKNSSAAIMPEGTVLFSSRAPIGYIAIAAGEVTTNQGFKSVVPKPEIGTPFVYFFLKNTLPVIEGMASGSTFKEVSGSTMKNVPAVIPDAETLAKFSDFCAPIFAQQRILEEQNQSLATLRDNLLPKLMSGEIDVSAVQL encoded by the coding sequence ATGGGCTATGAAACGTATCGTATTGCTGACCTAATTGATGAAATTGCGATGGGTCCATTCGGATCAAATATTAAAGTCTCGTGTTTTGTGGATAGTGGCGTACCTGTCCTAAATGGTAGTAATCTTGAGGGCTTTTCTCTATCCGAAAAGACATTCCGCTATGTCACAAGGAAAAAAGCTGACTCTCTTAACAAGGCAAATGCACATCGCGGGGATATTGTAATAACACACAGAGGAACGCTTGGGCAAATAGTGTTTATTCCTCAAGATTCAAAATATGACCGGTATGTGATTTCGCAATCTCAGTTTAGGGTGCGATGCAACGACAAGGTTTTGCCCGAATACCTTGTCTATTACTTCCACACTCCAATAGGACAGCATAAACTTCTAAGCAATGCCTCACAGGTTGGCGTCCCTGCATTGGCGAGACCATCTTCGACCTTTCAACAGATTGAGGTCGTATTGCCTGAATTAAGTATTCAGAAATGTGTTGTCGAGATTATTTCCACAATCCAAAAAAAGATTGTGAACAATCAAGAGTTAAACGATAATTTAGAGCAGCAAGCTCAATCCTATTTTCAAGAATTATTTGTTGATAATGCTGATCCAGAATGGGCTATCGGAACAATTAGCGATCTTGGTACTGTTGTTGGAGGCAGTACACCTTCAAAAGCTGAACCTGAGTATTACACGGAGTCCGGTATAGCATGGATAACCCCGAAAGATTTATCTATCAACAAGTCGAAGTTCGTTTCTCATGGTGAGAATGACATAACTGAACTTGGTTTGAAGAACAGCAGCGCAGCAATCATGCCAGAAGGAACAGTGTTGTTCTCATCTCGTGCGCCAATAGGTTATATTGCTATCGCCGCTGGTGAAGTAACAACAAATCAAGGTTTCAAATCGGTTGTGCCTAAGCCGGAAATTGGAACACCATTTGTTTACTTCTTTTTGAAAAACACTCTCCCGGTCATTGAAGGCATGGCATCCGGGTCAACATTCAAAGAAGTATCTGGCAGCACTATGAAAAATGTCCCGGCGGTTATTCCTGACGCTGAAACTCTTGCCAAATTCAGCGACTTTTGCGCTCCTATCTTTGCACAGCAACGTATTTTGGAAGAGCAGAATCAATCGCTTGCGACATTGAGAGATAATTTGCTGCCCAAACTGATGTCTGGCGAGATCGATGTGTCTGCTGTCCAGCTCTAA
- a CDS encoding type I restriction-modification system subunit M, which translates to MAENNTSNIGFEKQIWDAACVLRGNIDASEYKSVVLGLIFLKYISDRFEAKYKELVEEGDGFEEDQDEYTAENIFFVPENARWSAIAAAAHTPEIGTVIDDAMRSIEKENKRLKDILPKNFARPELDKRRLGEVVDLFTNIQMIEHGNSKDILGRTYEYCLSKFAEQEGKLAGEFYTPSCVVRTLVEVLQPFNGRVYDPCCGSGGMFVQSAKFIENHGGNINKISVFGQDSNPTTWKMAQMNLAIRGIEADLGKFNADTFFNDCHPQLKADFIMANPPFNLSGWGADKLVDDVRWQYGTPPAGNANFAWLQHMIWHLAPNGRIGMVLANGSLSSQSGGEGEIRKNIINADLVDCIVAMPTQLFYTTQIPVSLWFLAKNKKQKGKTLFIDARKLGTMVTRKLRELTDEDIKKIADTYNAFVDGTLEDEKGFCAVVTTQDIAKQDYILTPGRYVGIEEQEDDGEPFEEKMGRLTSELSELFAKSHELETQIKERLGAIGYGL; encoded by the coding sequence ATGGCTGAAAATAACACAAGCAATATCGGCTTTGAAAAACAAATCTGGGACGCGGCTTGCGTCCTGCGCGGAAACATCGACGCATCCGAATATAAGTCGGTCGTTCTCGGACTGATTTTCCTGAAATACATTTCAGATCGCTTTGAGGCAAAGTACAAGGAGCTGGTTGAAGAAGGCGATGGATTTGAAGAAGACCAGGACGAATACACTGCCGAAAACATCTTCTTTGTCCCTGAGAATGCACGATGGAGCGCGATTGCTGCTGCCGCTCATACGCCGGAAATTGGCACGGTGATTGATGATGCAATGCGCAGTATTGAGAAAGAAAACAAGCGTCTCAAAGATATTCTTCCTAAGAACTTCGCCCGTCCAGAGCTGGACAAGCGGCGTCTTGGTGAAGTGGTTGATCTCTTCACCAATATTCAGATGATCGAGCATGGAAACAGCAAGGACATTCTTGGTCGCACATACGAATATTGCCTCTCCAAGTTTGCCGAGCAAGAAGGCAAACTTGCCGGTGAGTTCTATACTCCCTCTTGCGTTGTGCGTACCCTTGTTGAAGTGTTGCAGCCGTTTAATGGGCGTGTTTATGACCCGTGCTGCGGCTCTGGCGGTATGTTTGTTCAGTCCGCAAAGTTCATCGAAAATCACGGCGGCAACATCAACAAGATTTCTGTTTTTGGTCAGGACTCTAACCCGACCACATGGAAGATGGCGCAGATGAATCTTGCCATTCGCGGTATTGAAGCCGACCTCGGCAAGTTTAATGCGGACACATTCTTTAACGATTGTCACCCGCAGCTCAAGGCAGACTTTATTATGGCGAATCCTCCCTTCAATCTTTCTGGCTGGGGTGCAGATAAACTCGTTGATGATGTCCGTTGGCAGTATGGTACGCCTCCTGCTGGAAATGCAAACTTCGCGTGGTTGCAGCACATGATCTGGCATCTCGCTCCGAATGGACGTATCGGTATGGTACTTGCAAATGGTTCGCTTTCTTCGCAGTCCGGCGGTGAAGGTGAAATCCGCAAGAACATTATCAATGCTGACCTTGTGGACTGTATCGTTGCAATGCCGACGCAGCTATTCTACACGACGCAGATCCCGGTATCGCTCTGGTTCCTTGCAAAGAACAAGAAGCAAAAAGGCAAAACGCTGTTCATCGACGCACGGAAACTCGGCACTATGGTTACGCGGAAGCTGCGCGAACTGACGGATGAAGACATCAAGAAAATTGCCGACACTTATAATGCCTTCGTTGATGGAACACTCGAAGATGAAAAGGGCTTCTGTGCTGTTGTCACTACACAGGACATTGCAAAGCAGGATTACATTCTCACTCCGGGACGCTATGTTGGTATTGAGGAACAGGAAGATGACGGCGAGCCGTTTGAAGAGAAAATGGGGCGTTTGACTTCTGAACTTTCTGAGCTTTTCGCAAAGTCCCATGAACTTGAGACGCAGATCAAAGAACGACTGGGGGCGATTGGATATGGGCTATGA
- a CDS encoding helix-turn-helix domain-containing protein — MQASERMVAVRISYKKLWMLLLERDIKKASLRHEVGLSAGTWTKLNKGEEVSLSILLRICDYLNCDIGDICEAVRTDKN; from the coding sequence ATGCAAGCAAGCGAAAGGATGGTTGCCGTGCGCATAAGCTATAAGAAACTATGGATGCTTCTTCTGGAACGCGACATAAAGAAGGCTTCTCTACGACATGAAGTAGGGCTGTCTGCCGGAACATGGACAAAACTGAATAAGGGGGAAGAAGTGTCCCTCTCTATTTTGCTGCGCATTTGTGATTACTTGAACTGTGACATCGGAGATATATGTGAGGCTGTGCGAACGGACAAGAACTGA
- a CDS encoding relaxase/mobilization nuclease domain-containing protein → MAVTKIKAIRGTLSKAIAYILNPEKTDEKLLVSSYGCASETAAREFEWTRRIAEQKGMNPVRIIARHVIQSFEIGEVTPELAHEIGKQFADEILGGKYEYVLTTHIDKDHVHNHLIFNAVDFVDYHAYKSYKRIYYDMREVSDRLCKENGLSVIPPSQNKGMSYKEYTEAKRGTSWKQKLKQTIDRLVITAKDYDDFLRLMQEAGYEIKPGKYISFRAEGQDRFTRSKTIGENYTEERIKERIAGRTPRRSQRQTTPKGISLIGDIQERIRLIDSKGYEHKAKLTILKEAARTLNYLTDNNLLQYADLEKKVEDVHSSYDRTGKELKGVEARLREVQPLIKNISNYQRLKPVYDAFQKAKDKPGFKAKHEAELVIFEAARSTLLAMQGDEKLPSLKTLQAQQQRLLDEQQRLYDERAKLKKEVKQIETIKSNVDTFLAPSADHDRDHLRSTQRE, encoded by the coding sequence ATGGCAGTTACTAAAATCAAAGCAATCCGAGGAACTTTGAGCAAGGCAATCGCGTACATTCTGAATCCCGAAAAGACCGACGAGAAGCTGCTGGTCTCGTCCTACGGCTGTGCCAGCGAGACCGCAGCGCGGGAATTTGAATGGACGCGGAGAATAGCCGAGCAAAAAGGGATGAATCCGGTCAGGATCATAGCCCGTCATGTGATCCAGTCCTTTGAAATTGGAGAGGTCACGCCGGAGCTTGCCCACGAGATCGGCAAGCAATTTGCGGATGAAATCCTCGGTGGAAAATACGAGTATGTGCTGACCACGCACATTGACAAGGACCATGTTCATAACCATCTGATTTTCAATGCGGTTGACTTTGTGGACTACCACGCCTACAAGAGCTACAAGCGGATTTACTATGATATGCGTGAGGTCAGCGACCGGCTCTGTAAGGAAAACGGTCTCTCTGTTATCCCTCCCTCTCAGAACAAAGGCATGAGCTACAAGGAGTACACCGAAGCCAAACGCGGCACGAGCTGGAAGCAAAAACTCAAGCAGACCATCGACCGGCTTGTCATCACAGCGAAGGACTACGATGATTTTCTGCGGCTCATGCAGGAAGCCGGTTATGAAATCAAACCCGGCAAATACATCTCCTTCCGCGCTGAAGGTCAGGATCGGTTTACCCGTTCTAAGACCATCGGAGAGAACTACACCGAGGAACGCATCAAGGAGCGGATTGCCGGACGGACGCCCCGAAGAAGTCAGAGACAGACCACGCCGAAGGGCATCTCTCTCATCGGAGATATTCAGGAGCGGATCAGGCTTATCGACAGCAAGGGTTATGAGCATAAAGCAAAGCTCACTATCCTCAAGGAAGCGGCACGGACGCTCAACTATCTCACAGACAACAACTTGCTCCAATACGCCGATCTTGAGAAGAAGGTCGAGGATGTTCACAGCTCCTATGATCGTACCGGCAAGGAGCTGAAAGGCGTTGAAGCGCGGCTGCGGGAAGTCCAGCCGCTTATCAAAAACATCTCCAACTACCAGCGCCTAAAACCTGTATATGACGCTTTCCAGAAGGCAAAAGATAAGCCGGGTTTCAAGGCAAAGCATGAGGCAGAGCTTGTGATCTTCGAGGCGGCACGGAGTACGCTGCTTGCCATGCAGGGCGATGAAAAACTGCCGAGCTTGAAGACGCTGCAAGCGCAACAGCAGCGACTTCTCGATGAGCAACAGCGGCTCTATGATGAACGTGCGAAGCTCAAAAAAGAAGTAAAACAAATAGAGACGATCAAGTCTAATGTTGATACGTTTCTCGCTCCTTCTGCTGACCATGACCGTGATCATCTGCGCAGCACACAGCGCGAATAA
- a CDS encoding plasmid mobilization protein, whose protein sequence is MVRRTRDIQKKIWLTPQEERTIAKKMEMIGTENFGAYARKMLIDGYIIVVDYTEQKKLAAEINKIGVNINTVCRRINSTGRFYQDDIDELKEKMDAVWQLLKSKQSEEL, encoded by the coding sequence ATGGTACGAAGAACACGAGACATTCAGAAGAAGATTTGGCTGACACCACAGGAAGAACGGACGATTGCAAAGAAGATGGAGATGATCGGCACGGAGAACTTCGGTGCGTATGCAAGGAAGATGCTGATTGACGGCTACATCATTGTCGTAGACTACACAGAGCAGAAAAAGCTCGCCGCCGAAATCAACAAGATCGGCGTGAACATCAATACCGTCTGCCGCAGGATCAACTCGACGGGACGATTCTATCAGGACGATATTGACGAGCTGAAAGAAAAGATGGACGCGGTATGGCAGTTACTAAAATCAAAGCAATCCGAGGAACTTTGA
- a CDS encoding SIMPL domain-containing protein — MRTITVKGTGNVSARPDYIILSLNIETLSKTYDRAMSEATERIERLQGAAVCVGYHKEDLKTTSFDVQTRYENVKDRQGNYKREFVGYACSYRLKLAFDFDSKQLAKIISAIADCGAKPELSIAFTVRNPSAVSEKLLISATENARAKAEILCKASGSTLGQLLNIDYNWGELNVFSRTSYDVEDCIQPLMAMSKCAAPEIEPVDIDVTDTVAFTWEIQ, encoded by the coding sequence ATGAGAACGATCACCGTAAAAGGGACAGGCAATGTCTCCGCAAGACCGGATTACATCATCCTCTCCTTGAACATTGAAACCTTATCTAAAACCTATGACCGTGCAATGTCGGAAGCTACCGAGAGAATCGAAAGACTGCAAGGTGCCGCAGTCTGCGTTGGGTATCACAAAGAAGACTTGAAAACCACGAGCTTTGATGTCCAGACAAGGTACGAGAACGTCAAGGATCGGCAAGGAAATTACAAGCGAGAGTTTGTCGGATATGCTTGCAGCTATCGCTTGAAACTTGCATTTGACTTTGACAGCAAACAGCTTGCAAAGATCATTTCTGCGATTGCGGATTGCGGTGCAAAGCCGGAACTCAGTATCGCATTCACTGTAAGAAACCCATCAGCGGTCAGCGAAAAGCTGCTGATCAGCGCGACGGAGAACGCCAGAGCGAAGGCGGAGATTCTTTGCAAAGCATCAGGCAGTACGCTTGGGCAGTTGCTCAACATCGACTACAACTGGGGCGAACTCAATGTTTTTTCCAGAACAAGCTACGATGTTGAAGACTGCATTCAGCCTCTCATGGCGATGAGCAAGTGCGCCGCACCTGAGATTGAGCCGGTTGATATTGATGTGACAGACACAGTGGCTTTCACATGGGAAATCCAATGA
- a CDS encoding vWA domain-containing protein, with translation MRKNMTEIVFILDRSGSMSGLEKDTIGGFNSMIEKQKKENGEALISTVLFDNVSEVIHDRVPVQKVDPMTDRDYSVRGCTALLDAIGGAIHHIGNVHKYARNEDVPEHTLFVITTDGMENASRRYDSETVKKMIERQKEKYGWEFLFLGANIDAVETAKHFGIGADRAVNYHSDHKGTQLNYEVLSEAVSAVRCSVPLGTNWKKRIDEDFNSRKDGRKQ, from the coding sequence ATGAGAAAGAACATGACGGAGATCGTATTCATCCTTGATCGCAGCGGCTCTATGAGCGGACTGGAAAAAGACACCATCGGAGGATTCAACTCCATGATTGAAAAGCAGAAAAAAGAGAATGGCGAGGCATTGATCTCTACCGTTCTCTTTGACAACGTGAGCGAGGTTATCCATGACCGTGTGCCGGTTCAGAAGGTGGATCCGATGACCGACAGGGACTATTCCGTTCGCGGATGTACTGCCCTTCTGGATGCTATCGGCGGAGCAATTCATCACATTGGGAATGTCCACAAGTACGCAAGAAATGAGGATGTCCCTGAACATACGCTGTTCGTCATCACAACGGACGGCATGGAGAATGCAAGCCGCCGTTATGACAGCGAGACAGTTAAGAAAATGATCGAGCGGCAGAAGGAAAAGTACGGCTGGGAGTTTCTATTCCTCGGCGCAAATATTGACGCAGTTGAAACGGCAAAGCACTTCGGTATTGGAGCAGACCGAGCGGTCAATTATCACTCTGACCATAAGGGAACGCAGCTCAACTATGAGGTTCTGAGCGAAGCGGTTTCTGCTGTCCGTTGCAGCGTACCACTGGGTACGAATTGGAAAAAGCGTATTGATGAGGACTTTAATTCCAGAAAGGACGGGAGAAAGCAATGA